A genomic segment from Halomonas sp. GD1P12 encodes:
- a CDS encoding ABC-type transport auxiliary lipoprotein family protein yields MKIRAGLGLFAAALLAGCSVLPESDPATLYRLPVAASQTPANNPLLGDKRLGVAAPEAGHLFSGNRIVVYPDRNVVNVYEGARWHEDAPALIQTRLIDALSQSGLFEGVSVDRLPSDLLLVSELRHFQSEYDRTPPAARIQLDVQLVDGKRQPIANETLIASARAASVEIPDVVDAFGEASDRLSAALVEWLANLSSDALESERLN; encoded by the coding sequence ATGAAGATTCGCGCAGGCCTTGGCCTTTTCGCGGCCGCGCTGCTGGCGGGCTGCTCGGTGCTGCCGGAAAGCGACCCGGCCACGCTCTACCGCCTGCCGGTCGCCGCCAGTCAAACCCCGGCGAACAACCCCTTGCTCGGCGATAAGCGCCTGGGCGTCGCCGCCCCGGAAGCGGGGCATCTGTTCAGCGGCAACCGCATCGTGGTCTATCCGGATCGCAACGTGGTCAACGTTTACGAAGGAGCGCGCTGGCACGAAGACGCTCCAGCGCTGATACAAACCCGCCTGATCGATGCGCTTTCGCAAAGCGGTCTGTTCGAAGGTGTTAGCGTCGACCGGCTGCCGTCGGATCTGCTGCTGGTGAGCGAGCTCAGGCACTTTCAAAGCGAGTACGACCGCACGCCTCCAGCGGCGCGCATCCAGCTCGACGTTCAGCTCGTCGATGGAAAGCGACAGCCGATCGCCAACGAAACCCTGATCGCTAGCGCCCGCGCGGCAAGCGTCGAAATTCCCGATGTCGTCGACGCCTTTGGCGAGGCCAGCGACCGCTTGAGCGCCGCGCTCGTCGAGTGGCTCGCCAACCTTTCAAGCGACGCGCTCGAATCCGAGCGCCTGAATTGA
- a CDS encoding 3-hydroxyacyl-CoA dehydrogenase: MTITTSSPFTTLGIVGTGAMGRGIAQLAAQAGLEVRLFDVKEGAVEEAKAFIEGLWQRGVKKERLSSEEATAYGERLQKADDLEALAPCDIVVEAIVERLDAKQSLFSELEDIVDTQAVLATNTSSLSVTAIAAGCRHPERVIGFHFFNPAVLMKIVEVIPGLRTSNEFTERVSALGEAMGHFTALTTDTPGFLVNHAGRAFGTEALRILGESVTDVATIDRIMVDQGGFRMGPFTLLDLTGLDVSHAVMESIYHQFYEEPRFRPSPLTRQRLDAGLLGRKTDEGFYRYVDGKQQMPSEPEVPGAEARPVWISQDDLQSAALLAQLVQDAGWTLETTDAPSPKALCLLTPLGEDTTTCALRLKLDPRRCVAVDMLAGLEKRRSLMATPVTQDDYLQAAAALLNHDGTPVSTFQDSNGFVLQRIVACIVNVGAEIAQQSVAEPATIDRAVELGLGYPFGPLKMGDHYGARRILTILDRLQAATGDPRYRPSPWLRRRAELDIPLTQA, from the coding sequence ATGACAATAACGACATCTTCTCCCTTTACCACGCTAGGTATTGTGGGCACCGGCGCCATGGGACGCGGTATTGCACAGCTGGCGGCACAGGCGGGTCTGGAAGTAAGGCTCTTCGATGTCAAGGAGGGCGCAGTTGAAGAAGCCAAGGCGTTCATCGAAGGCCTGTGGCAACGCGGCGTCAAAAAAGAGCGCCTCTCCAGCGAAGAGGCCACGGCCTACGGTGAGCGGCTGCAAAAAGCTGACGATCTTGAGGCGCTCGCCCCTTGCGACATCGTGGTCGAGGCGATCGTCGAGCGGCTCGACGCAAAGCAGTCGCTATTCTCCGAGCTCGAAGACATCGTCGACACACAAGCAGTACTGGCGACCAATACCTCGTCGCTTTCGGTCACCGCCATCGCCGCAGGCTGCCGCCACCCGGAACGCGTCATCGGATTTCACTTCTTCAATCCAGCGGTACTGATGAAAATCGTCGAGGTAATTCCGGGGCTTCGCACCAGCAACGAGTTCACTGAGCGCGTGAGCGCGCTGGGCGAAGCGATGGGCCACTTCACCGCACTCACTACCGACACGCCGGGTTTTCTGGTCAACCACGCCGGGCGCGCCTTCGGCACCGAGGCGCTGCGCATTCTGGGCGAAAGCGTCACCGATGTGGCCACCATCGATCGCATCATGGTCGATCAGGGCGGTTTCCGGATGGGGCCATTTACTCTTCTGGATCTCACGGGCCTCGACGTTTCCCACGCGGTGATGGAGTCCATTTATCACCAGTTCTATGAAGAACCGCGCTTTCGCCCGTCCCCGCTGACACGCCAGCGCCTGGATGCCGGGCTTCTCGGTCGAAAGACCGACGAGGGCTTTTACCGCTACGTGGATGGCAAGCAGCAGATGCCCTCGGAACCCGAGGTGCCCGGGGCCGAAGCCCGCCCGGTGTGGATTAGCCAGGACGACCTGCAAAGCGCGGCGCTGCTTGCCCAACTCGTGCAAGATGCTGGCTGGACGCTGGAAACTACGGATGCTCCCTCGCCAAAAGCGCTATGCCTGCTGACGCCGCTGGGCGAAGACACCACGACCTGCGCCCTGCGTCTCAAGCTCGATCCTCGCCGCTGCGTCGCCGTGGATATGCTCGCCGGGCTTGAAAAGCGCCGCAGCTTGATGGCAACACCGGTCACCCAAGACGACTATCTGCAGGCCGCCGCCGCTCTGCTCAATCACGACGGCACGCCGGTCAGCACCTTTCAGGACAGCAACGGCTTCGTGCTTCAGCGTATCGTGGCCTGCATCGTCAACGTGGGCGCCGAAATCGCCCAGCAAAGCGTCGCCGAGCCGGCCACCATCGACCGCGCCGTGGAACTCGGACTGGGCTACCCCTTTGGGCCGTTGAAGATGGGGGATCACTACGGGGCGCGACGCATTCTGACCATTCTCGATCGGCTGCAGGCGGCCACCGGGGACCCGCGCTACCGCCCAAGCCCGTGGCTGCGTCGTCGCGCCGAGCTCGACATACCGCTGACCCAAGCCTGA
- a CDS encoding protein kinase domain-containing protein, which yields MPKALQQFYIPEEQSVYLLNHRDARKLKDWVALCQAELGQLGFEAIELIGKGAYGFVFAGRAEQGATLRHYVFKFSRITLPTHLQERLEEEAFMLDQIDHPRIPRLISYQRIRGQSILVMERAPGLNLEEISLRYGRLSPRLVVNIAAQLADILLALRQETGPHGRPLVHGDIKPSNLVYDAARETVALIDWGSSVFAQLDSDLQPVGSNVMELMSNHLQHTNARLGDVYFIGEEQLSGALSSPRFDEQGVAGTLYALASAQSCRFGHRAIPASSLGLPVEFARTLDAMLDPDPATRRQAGDYFLARMPAMARTVMVDLPEKPAVALIPVWARPAGAEIDTVVYSSRKAFLREANVEPALDDVNDVQLDRYYKQFMQGMGETEKAFLASVSRLGRYPVVGGLAIRWEADGVYIDSSLNLHDPAKRPAFTQAVNNMVHLARAIHRQGVFKSCLFDARQTLHLERASEAEPFERQPDTRIRFEQSATPEENRTRQHSYFEDGPDPEELLALPETIMALLKRLNEIHHTGMIIFEAHPRHLKIHSYYRLLDPDQEHAFTALLDRILDAVNLIDGLGVSGFMKMPYKDTRFFSHLERQPERFYPKNPRAL from the coding sequence ATGCCCAAGGCGCTACAGCAGTTCTACATTCCCGAAGAGCAGTCGGTTTATCTTCTCAACCATCGGGATGCGCGAAAGCTCAAGGACTGGGTAGCGCTTTGCCAGGCCGAGCTCGGCCAGCTCGGGTTCGAGGCGATCGAGCTGATCGGCAAGGGCGCCTACGGCTTCGTCTTTGCCGGCCGCGCCGAGCAGGGTGCCACCCTCCGCCATTACGTGTTCAAATTCTCGCGTATCACCCTACCCACGCATCTGCAGGAGCGCCTCGAGGAGGAGGCGTTCATGCTCGATCAAATTGACCATCCGCGCATACCGCGGCTGATCAGCTATCAGCGCATTCGCGGCCAGTCGATTCTGGTCATGGAGCGGGCGCCGGGCCTGAATCTGGAGGAGATTTCGCTGCGCTACGGGCGGCTATCGCCTCGGCTGGTCGTCAACATCGCCGCGCAGCTCGCCGATATTCTGCTGGCGCTGCGTCAGGAGACCGGCCCCCACGGACGGCCGCTGGTGCATGGCGACATCAAACCCTCGAACCTGGTGTATGACGCCGCTCGTGAGACCGTGGCGCTGATCGACTGGGGGTCATCGGTCTTCGCCCAGTTGGATAGCGATCTGCAGCCGGTCGGCAGCAACGTCATGGAGCTGATGTCCAATCATCTCCAGCACACCAACGCGCGCCTGGGCGACGTCTATTTCATTGGCGAGGAGCAGCTGAGCGGGGCGCTGTCGTCACCGCGTTTTGATGAGCAGGGCGTGGCCGGCACGCTCTACGCACTCGCCTCGGCTCAGTCCTGCCGATTCGGCCACCGCGCCATTCCGGCAAGCTCGCTGGGCCTTCCCGTCGAGTTCGCCCGCACGCTCGACGCCATGCTCGACCCGGACCCCGCTACGCGCCGCCAGGCCGGCGACTACTTTCTCGCGCGCATGCCCGCCATGGCGCGCACGGTGATGGTGGATCTGCCTGAAAAGCCCGCCGTGGCGCTGATTCCGGTCTGGGCACGCCCGGCCGGCGCCGAGATCGATACCGTGGTATACAGCTCACGTAAGGCGTTTCTGCGCGAAGCCAACGTCGAGCCGGCGCTGGATGACGTCAACGACGTGCAGCTCGACCGCTACTACAAGCAGTTCATGCAGGGGATGGGGGAAACCGAAAAGGCGTTTCTCGCCTCGGTGAGCCGGCTGGGCCGATACCCGGTCGTGGGGGGGCTCGCCATTCGCTGGGAAGCCGACGGGGTCTATATCGACTCCTCCTTGAACCTGCACGACCCGGCCAAACGCCCGGCGTTCACTCAGGCAGTCAACAACATGGTACACCTGGCCCGCGCCATTCATCGTCAGGGGGTGTTCAAAAGCTGCCTGTTCGACGCCCGCCAGACGCTGCATCTGGAGCGGGCGAGCGAAGCTGAGCCTTTTGAGCGCCAGCCAGACACCCGTATTCGCTTCGAGCAAAGCGCCACGCCGGAGGAGAACCGCACCCGCCAACACAGCTACTTCGAGGACGGCCCCGATCCGGAAGAGCTTTTGGCGCTGCCTGAGACCATCATGGCGCTGCTCAAACGGCTCAACGAGATCCACCACACCGGCATGATCATCTTCGAGGCCCATCCGCGACACCTGAAGATTCACAGCTACTACCGGCTGCTCGACCCGGACCAGGAGCACGCCTTTACAGCGCTACTGGATCGGATACTCGACGCGGTCAATTTGATCGACGGGTTGGGGGTCTCCGGCTTCATGAAAATGCCCTATAAGGACACCCGGTTTTTTTCCCACCTCGAGCGCCAGCCCGAACGCTTTTACCCCAAAAACCCGCGGGCGCTTTGA
- a CDS encoding MlaD family protein: METRAHHVLIGLFTLLTAAGALVFALWMSQAAGEQEYRPYRILFDRSVSGLSEGSSVQYNGIEVGEVTHMALDPTDPRQVVVSIRVERETPIKIDTRAKLSIPSITGSMSVQLEGGAPESPLLYAQSDDAVPFIQADPSPIATFMEQGEEMIDNVNAILENANRLFNDESREQAGNILTDIAEITDMIASQRAALDENMALFGDTSRQATATLERIEVLSDETTRLLREDGQQVMASAASASQDVARAAQRIEQLVNDNAAAVESTLASTQDVAPALSALRSTLTTLDRITRDLEENPTDFLLGRDQIEEFRP, translated from the coding sequence ATGGAAACCCGTGCGCATCACGTTTTAATTGGCCTTTTTACCCTGCTGACCGCGGCCGGCGCGCTCGTGTTCGCGCTCTGGATGAGCCAGGCCGCCGGTGAACAGGAGTATCGGCCCTACCGCATTCTGTTCGACAGAAGCGTCAGCGGGCTATCCGAAGGGAGCTCGGTGCAATACAACGGCATTGAGGTCGGCGAGGTCACCCATATGGCGCTCGACCCGACCGACCCGCGCCAGGTAGTGGTGTCGATTCGCGTCGAAAGGGAGACGCCGATCAAGATCGATACCCGCGCCAAGCTCTCGATTCCCAGCATCACCGGCAGCATGTCGGTACAGCTTGAAGGCGGCGCGCCGGAAAGTCCGCTTTTGTACGCACAGTCCGATGATGCGGTGCCGTTCATCCAGGCGGATCCTTCGCCCATTGCCACGTTCATGGAGCAGGGTGAGGAGATGATCGACAACGTCAACGCCATTCTCGAGAACGCGAACCGGTTGTTCAACGACGAGAGCCGCGAGCAGGCGGGCAACATTCTGACCGATATTGCCGAGATCACTGACATGATCGCGTCCCAGCGTGCCGCGCTCGACGAGAACATGGCGCTGTTTGGCGATACGTCCCGCCAGGCTACCGCCACACTTGAACGCATCGAGGTGCTCAGCGACGAGACCACCCGGCTTTTGCGCGAGGATGGCCAGCAGGTAATGGCGAGCGCGGCCAGCGCCAGCCAAGACGTTGCCCGGGCCGCTCAGCGCATCGAGCAGCTGGTCAACGACAACGCCGCCGCGGTCGAAAGTACCCTTGCCAGCACTCAGGACGTCGCCCCGGCCCTCTCGGCGCTGCGCTCGACGCTGACCACGCTTGACCGTATCACCCGCGATCTCGAAGAGAACCCGACCGACTTTTTACTGGGTCGTGACCAAATAGAGGAGTTTCGCCCATGA
- a CDS encoding ABC transporter ATP-binding protein produces MSRDDGTTAKSTEAGREPVIRVQGLVNRFGDHTVHEHLDLTVEKGEILGVVGGSGTGKSVLLRSIVGLQRPNEGTIEVLGTDLSTLDNEARSRVERRFGVLFQQGALFSSLNLQENIALPLIEHSGLPREEAEYLARIKLSLVGLSPEDARKSPESLSGGMIKRAALARALALDPDILFLDEPTAGLDPIGAAAFDQLIKTLRDALGFSVFLVTHDLDTLHAACDRVAVLSQKRVLVADTLENVAQTDDEWVQEYFNGPRGRAAASSFDQE; encoded by the coding sequence GTGAGTCGCGACGATGGCACGACCGCAAAAAGCACAGAAGCTGGTCGCGAGCCGGTCATCCGCGTTCAGGGGTTGGTCAACCGGTTCGGCGATCACACCGTGCACGAGCATCTCGATTTGACCGTCGAAAAAGGCGAGATTCTCGGCGTGGTGGGTGGCTCGGGCACCGGCAAGTCGGTGCTGCTTCGAAGCATCGTTGGTTTGCAGCGTCCTAACGAAGGCACCATCGAGGTGCTGGGTACGGATCTCTCGACGCTGGACAATGAGGCGCGCAGCCGGGTCGAGCGTCGCTTCGGCGTGCTGTTTCAGCAGGGGGCGCTGTTTAGCTCGCTGAACCTGCAGGAGAACATCGCCCTGCCGCTGATCGAGCACAGCGGCTTGCCGCGCGAGGAGGCCGAATATCTGGCGCGCATCAAGCTCTCGCTGGTGGGGCTTTCACCAGAGGACGCACGCAAGTCGCCGGAATCGCTCTCCGGCGGCATGATCAAGCGGGCGGCGCTGGCCCGCGCGCTGGCACTGGACCCGGATATCCTGTTTCTGGACGAGCCCACCGCAGGGCTCGACCCCATCGGCGCCGCCGCTTTCGATCAGCTGATCAAGACGCTGCGCGATGCGCTCGGTTTCAGCGTGTTTCTGGTGACCCACGACCTGGACACGCTCCATGCGGCCTGCGACCGGGTCGCGGTGCTGTCGCAAAAGCGCGTGCTGGTGGCGGATACGTTGGAAAACGTTGCCCAAACCGACGACGAGTGGGTTCAGGAGTACTTCAACGGCCCGCGGGGTCGCGCCGCCGCTTCCTCTTTCGATCAGGAGTGA
- a CDS encoding IclR family transcriptional regulator, producing MQHTDSDAPASPGKDRNFVTALARGLELLRAFGTGEEYLGNAELSNRTRIPRPTVSRLTYTLTQLGYLQHNTHLEKYRLGPGVLALGYRFLGNMGIREIARPHLQKFAEATDCNVSLGGADRSDMVYLETCHGSGPLIIRLDVGSRLPIATSAIGRAWLCGLTESKREQVLQVLAQHHERDWPALEAGIQQSLEDYAQHGFCFSEQDWQRDISAVAMPLILEDGAEVMAINCGGSSVRLDHDRLVHNLGPRLKEVAAQIKQELAPKPRIVR from the coding sequence ATGCAACACACCGATAGCGATGCCCCGGCCTCGCCCGGCAAGGATCGCAATTTCGTCACTGCTCTAGCCCGCGGGCTGGAGCTTTTGCGCGCCTTCGGAACCGGTGAGGAGTATCTGGGCAATGCCGAGCTCTCCAACCGAACCCGCATTCCCCGCCCGACGGTATCCAGGCTCACCTACACGCTGACCCAGCTCGGCTATCTTCAGCATAATACCCATCTGGAGAAGTACCGACTCGGTCCCGGCGTACTGGCGCTGGGCTACCGCTTTCTAGGCAACATGGGGATACGCGAGATCGCTCGCCCTCACTTGCAGAAGTTTGCCGAAGCCACGGACTGCAACGTAAGCCTGGGCGGTGCGGATCGCAGCGACATGGTGTATCTGGAAACCTGCCACGGCAGCGGGCCGTTGATCATTCGACTGGATGTGGGCTCCAGATTGCCTATCGCCACCTCGGCCATTGGCCGAGCATGGCTGTGTGGCCTGACAGAGAGTAAGCGTGAGCAGGTCCTTCAGGTGCTCGCTCAGCACCATGAGCGTGACTGGCCAGCACTTGAAGCGGGTATTCAGCAAAGTCTGGAAGATTACGCCCAACACGGATTCTGCTTTTCGGAGCAGGATTGGCAACGTGACATCAGCGCCGTGGCCATGCCGCTCATTCTGGAAGATGGCGCCGAGGTCATGGCAATCAACTGTGGTGGCTCCAGCGTGCGCCTGGATCACGATCGACTGGTGCACAACCTTGGGCCGCGCCTCAAGGAGGTAGCCGCGCAAATCAAGCAGGAACTCGCTCCCAAACCGCGCATAGTGCGCTAA
- a CDS encoding 3-oxoadipyl-CoA thiolase: MTDAYIYDGIRTPFGRHGGSLAAIRPDDLLGLTLKTLVERNAFKPENYEDVLAGCTNQAGEDSRNVARHAALYSGLPIEVAGQTVNRLCGSGLAAMMDAARAARVGEGELFLAGGVESMSRAPYVLGKAETPYARNQPMFDTVIGSRFPNPWIAREYGNHSMPETADNVARDLNISREQGDAFAARSQARYAKALEQGFYEGEIMGVEVPQGRKQPPLLVDKDEHPRPQSTEDKLAKLGALFEDGVVTAGNASGLNDGAAALIVGTKSAGEKAGVAPRARIVASAVAGVSPRVMGLGPVPASQKALARAGLSLSQMDVIEINEAFAVQVLGCVQGLGLSSDDPRLNMNGGAIAIGHPLGASGARLVLTALRQLEATHGRYALVTMCIGVGQGIATVIERLDA; encoded by the coding sequence ATGACCGATGCCTACATTTATGATGGTATTCGCACACCGTTTGGACGCCACGGCGGTAGCCTTGCGGCCATTCGCCCGGACGATCTGCTAGGGCTCACGCTCAAGACGCTCGTCGAACGCAACGCCTTCAAGCCTGAAAACTACGAAGACGTGCTGGCCGGTTGTACCAACCAGGCCGGGGAAGACTCGCGCAACGTCGCGCGCCACGCGGCGCTTTATTCGGGGCTGCCTATCGAGGTGGCGGGGCAGACGGTCAATCGCCTGTGCGGCAGTGGCTTGGCGGCGATGATGGATGCCGCCCGCGCGGCGCGCGTGGGCGAAGGTGAGCTGTTTCTCGCAGGCGGCGTGGAGTCGATGTCCCGCGCGCCCTACGTGCTGGGTAAGGCGGAGACCCCCTACGCCCGCAACCAGCCGATGTTCGATACCGTCATCGGTTCGCGCTTTCCCAACCCGTGGATCGCCCGTGAGTACGGCAACCACAGCATGCCGGAAACCGCCGACAACGTTGCCCGCGACCTGAACATCAGCCGCGAACAAGGCGATGCCTTCGCCGCACGCTCGCAGGCACGCTACGCCAAGGCGCTGGAACAAGGATTTTATGAAGGCGAAATCATGGGCGTTGAAGTCCCCCAGGGACGCAAGCAGCCGCCGCTGCTGGTCGACAAGGATGAACATCCGCGCCCTCAGAGCACCGAGGACAAGCTCGCAAAGCTCGGTGCGCTGTTCGAGGATGGCGTGGTCACCGCCGGCAACGCGTCGGGCCTCAATGACGGCGCCGCGGCGCTGATCGTCGGCACAAAAAGCGCCGGCGAGAAAGCCGGAGTCGCTCCCAGGGCGCGAATCGTCGCCAGCGCCGTGGCCGGCGTTTCACCGCGTGTGATGGGGCTAGGGCCGGTTCCCGCTTCTCAAAAAGCGCTCGCCCGCGCGGGCCTTTCGCTTTCACAGATGGATGTCATCGAGATCAACGAGGCGTTCGCCGTGCAGGTCTTGGGCTGCGTGCAAGGGCTTGGCCTTTCAAGCGACGACCCGCGACTGAACATGAACGGCGGCGCCATCGCCATCGGTCACCCGCTGGGCGCTTCCGGCGCGCGCCTGGTACTGACCGCCCTGCGCCAGCTGGAAGCCACCCACGGCCGCTACGCGCTGGTGACCATGTGCATCGGCGTGGGCCAGGGCATCGCCACGGTCATCGAGCGCCTCGACGCTTGA
- a CDS encoding 2-oxo acid dehydrogenase subunit E2 — protein sequence MSDFVLPDIGEGIVECEVVEWRVQEGDRLEEDQPVVEVMTDKALVEITAAEAGVVTRLYVQKGEIAKVHAPLYAYQADDAEPDEESAGAANENKVEASPSEQPASRPTAPEASSVSNTDTQKAPDASPQQCHSKTPASPAVRRLVREHDLKLDEIKGSGKDGRVLKEDVLAHLNGVSSDKNQVPAEDTSGERTEPLRGMRAAMAKRMVHSVSTIPHFHYGEEIDVTELLALRERLKPSVEAGGERLTLMPFFMKAMALAIASEPLVNARLNEAADTLHYAAHCNIGMAVDGKAGLMVPNVKGVEALTLMELAREIGRLTQAAREGRVDQADLKGGTITVSNIGALGGTYAAPIINAPEAAIVAIGKSQWLPRFDAAGTVERRAIMTVTWAGDHRFIDGGTIARFCNAWKGFLESPESMLLHLR from the coding sequence ATGAGTGATTTTGTACTGCCGGACATCGGCGAAGGGATCGTGGAGTGTGAAGTGGTCGAGTGGCGCGTCCAGGAGGGCGACCGGCTCGAAGAGGACCAGCCGGTCGTCGAGGTGATGACCGACAAGGCGCTGGTCGAGATCACCGCCGCCGAGGCGGGCGTGGTCACCAGGCTTTACGTGCAAAAAGGTGAGATCGCCAAGGTGCACGCGCCGCTCTACGCCTACCAGGCCGATGACGCTGAACCCGATGAGGAGAGCGCTGGCGCAGCGAACGAGAATAAAGTCGAGGCATCCCCGAGTGAACAGCCGGCGTCACGACCGACAGCGCCGGAAGCTTCATCCGTCTCCAATACTGATACCCAAAAGGCGCCGGATGCTTCGCCTCAACAGTGCCATAGCAAAACGCCGGCGAGCCCGGCTGTGCGTCGGCTAGTGCGCGAGCACGATCTCAAGCTCGACGAGATCAAGGGCAGCGGTAAGGACGGCCGGGTGCTGAAAGAAGACGTGCTGGCGCATCTGAACGGCGTAAGCAGCGATAAGAACCAGGTGCCAGCCGAGGACACTTCTGGCGAGCGCACCGAGCCACTTCGCGGAATGCGTGCCGCGATGGCCAAGCGCATGGTGCATTCGGTCAGCACCATTCCCCACTTTCACTACGGCGAAGAGATCGACGTCACCGAGCTTCTGGCGCTTCGCGAGCGGCTCAAGCCCTCGGTCGAGGCAGGCGGCGAGCGGCTGACCCTGATGCCGTTTTTCATGAAAGCGATGGCGCTGGCGATCGCGTCCGAGCCGCTGGTCAACGCCCGGCTTAATGAGGCGGCAGACACCCTTCACTACGCCGCCCACTGTAATATTGGCATGGCGGTGGATGGCAAGGCGGGGCTGATGGTGCCCAACGTCAAAGGGGTCGAGGCGCTCACGCTGATGGAGCTTGCCAGGGAGATCGGCCGGCTGACCCAGGCGGCGCGAGAAGGGCGCGTCGATCAGGCGGATCTCAAGGGCGGCACGATCACCGTCTCGAACATCGGTGCGCTTGGCGGCACCTACGCCGCGCCGATCATCAACGCCCCGGAGGCGGCGATCGTCGCCATCGGCAAAAGCCAGTGGCTGCCGCGTTTCGATGCAGCGGGGACGGTCGAGCGCCGGGCGATCATGACGGTGACCTGGGCAGGCGATCACCGCTTCATCGATGGCGGCACCATTGCGCGCTTTTGTAATGCCTGGAAAGGCTTTTTGGAGTCGCCGGAGTCGATGCTTTTGCATCTACGCTAG
- a CDS encoding ABC transporter permease: MPTEWIKREGDTLTLKGEWTLEHYMALKKALDDLGQKPEPEVKLEGFDRIDTAGAALLVDLLGVERAVQVDEWASDLPDSQRALIMRIASAMDVSLTLETDTPNRLVSMLAGIGEKVEALYRQQRELLGFIGLVLATALPVMVNPRRWRVTATVAHVQQSGLNAVPIVMLLTFMVGAVVAFLGATVLQSFGATVYTINLVAFSFLREFGVLLAAILLAGRTASAFTAQLGAMKSNEEIDALKALGLDPIELLVLPRILAMLVSLPLLAFIGMLSGLLGGAVVCAVSLDIPFYQFMSTLQESVSLNHLLVGLVKAPVFAFIIAVIGCLEGFKVAGSAQSVGAHTTSSVVQSIFMVILIDALAALFFMEMGW, encoded by the coding sequence ATGCCAACGGAGTGGATCAAACGCGAGGGAGACACGCTCACTCTCAAGGGGGAGTGGACGCTCGAGCATTACATGGCGCTTAAAAAGGCGCTCGACGACCTTGGTCAAAAGCCCGAACCCGAGGTAAAGCTCGAGGGCTTTGATCGCATTGACACTGCCGGCGCGGCGCTATTGGTCGATCTTCTAGGCGTCGAGCGCGCCGTTCAGGTCGATGAGTGGGCAAGCGATTTACCCGACTCGCAGCGCGCGCTGATCATGCGTATTGCCAGCGCCATGGACGTTTCGCTGACCCTGGAGACCGACACGCCGAATCGGCTGGTGTCGATGCTCGCCGGCATCGGCGAGAAGGTCGAGGCGCTTTATCGTCAGCAGCGCGAGCTTTTAGGCTTTATCGGGCTGGTGCTGGCAACGGCGCTGCCGGTGATGGTCAATCCGCGGCGCTGGCGGGTAACGGCGACCGTCGCCCATGTTCAGCAAAGTGGTTTGAACGCCGTGCCCATCGTCATGCTGCTCACCTTCATGGTGGGTGCGGTGGTCGCCTTTTTAGGCGCAACGGTGCTGCAGAGCTTCGGCGCGACCGTCTATACCATCAATCTGGTAGCGTTCTCGTTTCTGCGCGAATTCGGCGTGCTCCTGGCCGCCATTCTGCTGGCCGGGCGCACGGCCAGCGCCTTTACCGCCCAGCTTGGCGCAATGAAATCCAACGAGGAGATCGATGCGCTCAAGGCGCTGGGACTCGACCCGATTGAGCTTCTGGTGCTGCCGCGCATTCTGGCGATGCTGGTGAGTCTGCCGCTTCTGGCGTTCATCGGCATGCTCAGCGGCCTGCTCGGCGGTGCGGTGGTCTGTGCGGTGTCGCTCGATATACCGTTCTATCAGTTCATGAGTACGCTGCAGGAGAGCGTCTCGCTCAATCATTTACTCGTCGGGCTCGTAAAGGCGCCGGTGTTCGCCTTCATCATCGCGGTCATTGGCTGTCTTGAGGGGTTCAAGGTCGCCGGGAGCGCCCAGTCGGTCGGCGCTCACACCACCTCGAGCGTGGTGCAGTCGATCTTCATGGTGATTTTGATCGACGCGCTGGCCGCGCTCTTTTTCATGGAGATGGGCTGGTGA